Proteins encoded together in one Balaenoptera musculus isolate JJ_BM4_2016_0621 chromosome 6, mBalMus1.pri.v3, whole genome shotgun sequence window:
- the ST6GALNAC4 gene encoding alpha-N-acetyl-neuraminyl-2,3-beta-galactosyl-1,3-N-acetyl-galactosaminide alpha-2,6-sialyltransferase — protein MKAPGRLLLVTLCSLGFSAVYILLCCWACLPFCLDCHLSINPRPTVPGPQHFSGYSSVPDGKPLVREPCRSCAVVSSSGQMLGSGLGAKIDGAECVLRMNQAPTVGFEADVGRRSTLRVISHTSVPLLLRNYSHYFQQARDTVYVVWGQGRHMDRALGGPTYRVLLQLTRTYPGLQVYTFTERMMAYCDQVFQDETGKNRRQSGSFLSTGWFTMILALELCEEIVVYGMVSDSYCREESHPSVPYHYFEKGRLDECQMYLAHERAPRSAHRFITEKAVFSRWAKKRPIVFAHPSWRTQ, from the exons ATGAAGGCTCCG ggtcgGCTCCTACTCGTCACCCTGTGCTCCTTGGGCTTTTCCGCTGTCTACATCCTGCTGTGCTGCTGGGCGTGCCTGCCCTTCTGCCTGGACTGCCACCTCTCTATCAACCCCAGGCCCACTGTGCCAGGGCCCCAGCACTTCAGTGGCTACAGCAGCGTGCCAGATGGCAAG ccGCTGGTCCGAGAGCCGTGCCGCAGCTGTGCCGTGGTGTCCAGCTCGGGCCAGATGCTGGGCTCGGGCCTGGGTGCCAAGATCGACGGTGCTGAGTGTGTGCTGCGCATGAACCAGGCGCCCACCGTGGGCTTCGAGGCGGACGTGGGCCGGCGCAGCACCCTGCGGGTCATCTCCCACACCAGCGTGCCGCTGCTGCTGCGGAACTACTCTCACTACTTCCAGCAGGCCCGCGACACCGTCTACGTGGTGTGGGGCCAGGGGAGACACATGGACCGGGCGCTGGGCGGCCCCACCTACCGCGTGCTGCTGCAGCTCACCAGGACGTACCCGGGCCTGCAGGTGTACACTTTCACCGAGCGCATGATGGCCTACTGCGACCAGGTCTTCCAGGACGAGACGGGCAAGAACCG gaGGCAGTCGGGCTCCTTTCTCAGCACCGGCTGGTTCACCATGATTCTCGCCCTGGAGCTGTGTGAGGAGATCGTGGTCTATGGAATGGTCAGCGACAGCTACTGCAG GGAGGAGAGCCACCCCTCAGTGCCTTACCACTACTTCGAGAAGGGCCGGCTGGACGAGTGTCAGATGTACCTGGCACACGAGCGGGCACCCCGCAGCGCTCACCGCTTCATCACTGAGAAGGCCGTGTTCTCCCGCTGGGCCAAGAAGAGGCCCATCGTGTTCGCCCACCCGTCCTGGAGGACCCAGTAG